Genomic segment of Myxococcus stipitatus:
TCGCCTACGCGGGGTTCGAGAACACGGCGGCCCCGGCGGGTGAGTTCAAGAATCCCCGGCGCGACGTGCCCTTCGCGCTCGTGGTGCAGATTGGTGTCGTCACGCTCATCTACACGGCGGTGCAGTGGGTGACGCTCGGGACGCTGCCGGGGGTCATCGAGTCGAAGACTCCGCTGGCGGACGCCGCCGCGCGGTTCCTCGGTGGGTGGGGCGGGCTGTTGATGACGGTGGGTGGGGTGCTGTCCATCCTCGGCACCAACAGCAACACGGTGCTCGCGGGGCCTCGGTATCTCTACGCGCTGGCGCGGGATGGCTTTGGTCCGGCGGCGCTCGCCACGCTGCATCCGCGCTTCCGGACGCCCGCGGTGGCGATTCTGGTGCAGACGGGCATCGCGCTGCCGCTCGCGTTCTCCGGCTCGTTCGAGTTCCTCGCCACGCTCTCCGTGGTGGCGCGGCTGGCGACGTACTTCGGCACGGCCGTGGCGGTGCCCATGCTGCGGCGCAAGCTGGCGCAGCCCGCCAACGCGTTCCGGATTCCGGGCGGGCCGGTGATTCCCGTCGCCGCCGCGGTGCTGTGTGTCGTGTTCGCGATGAGCGCGGAGCGAAAGAACCTCATCGCGGGCGCCATCGCGCTGAGCATCGGCTTCGTGCTGTACCGGTTCCAGCGCAGGCCCGACGGGAAGGTCGCGCTCGAGTAGGACAGGGCTCGGCTCCCAGGCCCGCTCACCGGGGGCCTGGGTTTCGTGCTACCGGAGAGCCCGTGGACGCGCGAGTCACCCGCTTCGAGCCTCGGATGAGTCCCCCCGACGAGGGAGGGGACTTCCCGAGCCCCTTCGATGAGCTGGGCCCGTCGGAGCTGGCGCGACAGGCCGCCGAGGTGCTGCAGCGCGAGCTGCGCGACGGGCTCATCGCGCCAGGGCTGCCCACGTCCCTGCTGGAGGACACCGAAGGCGGGAAGATGTTCGGCGTGCTCGTGGTGCGCTCGGGCGATGGGAGCCTGGGGTTCCTGCGGGCCTTCTCGGGGATGCTCGCGGGACAGTGGGACGTCGCGGGCTTCGTTCCTCCGGTGTTCGACCGCGAGGCGCGGGCCCGGCTCGAGCCGGAGGGCGAAGGCATGGTGAAGGCCCTGCATGCACGCGCGATGGCGATGCGGAGTGCGCCCGAGCTGCTCTCGTTGCGCGCCGAGCAGGTGGCACAGTCGGAGCGACATGCGGCGGAGCTCGCCCTGATGCGCGAGCAGCATGAGGCTCGGCGCAAGGCGCGCCATGTGCGGAGGAGCGAGCTCACCCGCCCCGCGACGGAGGCGAACAGCGCGGCGCTCCACGCCCTGGACCAGGAGAGCCGTGGCGACAAGGCCGAGCGTCGCAAGCTGGAGGCGCTCCAGGAAGAGGAACGACAGCGAATCGAGCCGCTCCTCGCCCGCATCGAGCGGCGGTTGCGCGCCATGGACCGGCTGCGCCAGATGGGCAGCCGAGCGCTCATGCGGCGCATCCACGACACCTACGTCATCACGAGTGCGCGAGGGGAGCAGCGACTGCTGCGCCACCTCTTCGAGAAGGGACAGCCGCCCGCGGGTGCTGGCGACTGCGCCGCACCCAAGCTCTTCGCGTATGCACGGGCGCACGGGCTGCGCCCGCTCGCGCTCGCGGAGTTCTGGTGGGGGGCGCCTCCTCCGGCGGGTGGGCGCGTCAGCGGGGCGTACTACGCCTCATGCCGCGAGAAGTGCGCGCCCCTGCTCCCGTTCATGCTGGAGGGATTGTCGGTCGCGCCGCCTCGGACGTTCTCTCCTCCGGTCGCGGCCTCGGCCTCGAGCGAGCTGTCCATCCTGTTCGAGGATGCGTGGCTCGTCGTCATCAACAAGCCCGAGGGACTGCTGTCCGTGCCGGGGCGTGAAGCCTCCCTGAGCGACTCGGTGCTCACGCGGCTGCGGGCACGGTATCCCCTGGCCACGGGTCCGCTCCTCATGCATCGCCTGGACCTGGATACGTCGGGCTTGTTGGTGGCGGCGCTCGACGCGCGGACGCACTCGGCGCTGCAACACCAGTTCGTCCACCGCGAGGTGCGCAAGCACTACGTCGCGTGGGTGGAGGGACTCGTGCAGGGGGACGAGGGCCGCATCGACTTCCCGATGCGCGTCGACCTCCATGACCGGCCTCGGCAGATTCACGACCCCGTTCACGGCAAGCCCGCCGTGACAGAGTGGCGTGTCCTCGAACGTCGTGAGGGACGGACTCGCGTGGCCTTCTTCCCGCTCACGGGAAGGACCCACCAACTCCGCGTCCATGCCTCCCATCCCCTGGGACTCGGAGCCCCCATCGTCGGAGACAGACTCTACGGACGAGAGGGAGAGCGACTCATGCTCCACGCGGAGTCACTCACCCTCCAGCATCCAGGGACAGGCGGCACCGTCACATTCCAGTGCCCCGCCCCCTTCTGAGCGCTGGACTCAGACCTCCTCGAACTTCGCGCCCGAGACCTTCGCGCGCTCCATGGCCGTCTTGATGTCCTCCGAGACGATGAGCGCGACGGTCCATCCCCACGGGCGGAATACCTTCGCATCGCCCACCTTCGTGCGGTCAATCCGAAGGCCGTACACGCTGCGGTATTGCCCCTCCAGGTCGGGCCGTTCGTCCTCTGGCTTCCAGCGCAGGACTTCTTCCGAGGCTGTGTCGTCGATGCAGCGGACGAGCCGGGTCGCCACGAGAAGCAGGTACTCATCGGGGCACCCCTTGATGTCCACGGGGAGCAGCTGCACGTCGTTGGGTGCGAGCTCTACGAAGAGGGTGGCGACACGGACGTGGACGACAGGCGTCAGCGCGGCACCCGCCGTGCTGTAATCCATCCGCCGTCCTGGCTCATCGATGGGAAGCGTCAGCCGCCCGAAGGGTTGAGCAGGACGCCCCGATGTGAACTCCCTGAAGTCCTCTGGCTCGCGGCCCTGGCTGTCCAACGGCTCCCCCAGAGACCACCTTCCATTCAACATGTCCGGCTTGAGCCTGAAGTAGCGCGCGTGCTTCTGCATGGCGGTCATCCCTACGACATCATGGCCCCTGGGTCACAAGCCGGTGAAGCCTGGTCCCCGGAGTCTGGACTTCGCTAGCGAGTCGACGCAGCTCCGCCGTGAGGGCCTTCCGGCAATCGACCACCTTCCGACAACTCCCCAGTGCGACCAGGATCCGGTCATGAACGTGCTCATGGTACTCCTGCGGATGCGGTCCCTTGTGGCCCGACACTCGGACGATGTTCTCGGGGTCCTTCAGCTCCATCCCCGCTCGTCGGAAGAGCCTCCGGAACGCGGGGGTCCACGGTCCTCCGCGTTTGGCCGAGACATCGTTCTTGTTCGTCGCGAGGTGGTGCTTCTCGCCCCGCCCCACCCCCTGGTTCGCCATCGCCAGGGCATTCGGCGCGAGCGCCAAAGTGAACCCCTCCGGGGTCATCGCGACAGACCGCACACCTGCCACGCCCGCGAACCGGAAGCCCGCCTGTGACTCCACCGCGAGCGCGGCCTGGGCGGAGCCAGGAAGCCCTCCTGATTTCCCGATGAGCCCCGCCGTACTGCCAATGGCCGCCGTCGCCAGCATCACGAAAACACGTGCGGCGTTCTCCCCCAGCACCTCGCCATAGACCTCTCCCGCCGCGTGGAGCTGGGCAATGGACGTGGCCCGGCCAACCTCTCGCACCAGCGTCAGCCACCCGTCCAACAAGCGCCACACGGTGTCCACGCCCAGGTACGCGATGGCGAAGGCGGTCAGGCTCGCCGCGACGCCCTTGGAGACGGGCTCCGGCAAGGCCCAGAGCATGAGGTACATCGCCGCGGCGGCGGTGACGCTCGCCGTGAGTGCCTGGGGATTCGCCATGTCCTCGAAGGCCTCCGACGTCTCCTCCCAGACCGAGTCCATCGCGATGGCCAGCGCCAGCGTGTACTTGCCATCGCTGCCCAACAGCGGGCCCTCGTCCAGCAGGCGCAGACAGTCCCCTGGCTGGTCCCGGTCCGCGCACCACCGGCCATACTCGCGCGTCAGCTCCTCATCCGCGTAGAGCTCCAGCAGCACGGGGCCGTCGACGCTCCCGCCGCGCTCAGGAATGAGGTGGGGAGAGCGGCTCTCATAGCGGTACATCCCACTGCGAGAGGGGACCCCGAAGACCTCTCGCGCCTGCCGCATGGGATTGCGGAACGGGCGCACGTCGCGCCCCAGTTCCTCCAACGCGTCCTCGAACTCGTCATCGTCGAGCTCGGCCTCCTCCACCTCCGCGCCCGGCTCCTCGCGAGGCCGCACCTCGATGGCGTCGAAGCCCGTCTCCAGACGCACGACCCGCCCGGTCGTGCAGCCGATACACACACTCCACAAGAGCAGCGGCACTGCCCAGCGAATCGTCATGGAATCCCCCCACGCGAGGGAATTACCAGACACGCAGGGCAAGCCCCCGACCCAATGCCTCACATGGCGGGCAAGCGTTGCCAGGTTCACATGTCAGGGTTTGCGCACGCGAGGGGCCTCACCACCGAAGCCCCTCGCGCCGAGCCTACGACTCCGCGGAAGGCGTCACGTCCGGAGAGGCCTCGGCCTCTTCCGCTTCGACCGGCGGCAACACCCCCACCGACGCCGCGGGCTTCACGCCCAGCTCTCGCGTCAGCTTCGGATTCACCCCCGTCTCCGCCAGGAGCCGCTCCAGCTGCACTCGCGCGCGGCGGTTGTCCCGGTGCACCCGCCGCCCCAGGATGAGCTCGTTCTTCAGCGAGTGCTCCCACCCCGTCAGCTCCGTCACCGTCACCTGGTAGCCGAAGGACTCCAGCGTCAGCGCGCGGATGACGTTCGTCAGATGCGAGCCGAACTCGCGCCGGTGCCACGGGTGCGCGAACAGCAACCCCATGCTCCCGTGCGCCGCCTTGCGGTTCTCCTTCAGCTGCGCGGCCACCTCCGCCTGACAGCACGGCACCACCGCCACGTGGTCCGCGCCATGACGGACCGCCGCGATGAGCGCGTCGTCCGTGGCCGTGTCACACGCGTGCAGCGCCATCAGCAGGTGGATGCGCTCGGGATACTCCGCCTGGTCGATGTGCGCCGTCTGGAAGCGCATCCGCGAGAAGCCCAGCCGCTCCGCGCGCCCCTTCGCGCGCTCCGTCAGCTCCGGCCTCCCCTCCACCGACACCAGCGAACCCGCGGCCGCGTCCTTCAAGTACAGCTCGTAGAGCACGAACCCCAGGTACGCGTTGCCGCTGCCCGCATCCACCATCACCGGCTCGGGGTGACGCGCCTTCACGTCCTCCACCGCCGGACGCAGCAGCCCCATCAGGTGGTTCACCTGCTTGAGCTTGCGCAGCGCATCCGCGTTGAGGTTTCCCTCTCGCGTCAACAGATGCAGCTCACGCAACAGCGCCTGCGACTGGTCCGGCAGGAGCTCCCGCCGGACCTGCGATGCCTTGACGTTGCGCCTCAGACGGACACCACCTCGACGACCTCGGGGATGATCTCCCGCAGGCGCCCCTCGATGCCCATCTTCAACGTCGCCGTCGACGACGGGCAGCCCGCACACGAGCCCTTCATGTGCAGGTACACAATCCCGTCCTCGAAGCGGTCCAGCGTGATGTCGCCGCCATCCATGGCGACCGCCGGGCGGATCTCCGCGTCCAGCACCTCCCGGATGCGCGCCTCCACCGAGCCGCCCCCCTCCGCCGACGCCGCTTGACGCGCCGCGGCCACCGCCGCCTCGTCCACCACCGGCAGGTCCGCCGTCAGGTGCGTGTCCAGGGTCTCCATCACCTGGTCATTCAGCTCATCCCACTCGCCCTCGTCCCCCTTCGTCACCGTCACGAAGTTGGTCCCAATCATCACCGCCGTCACGCCGCGCACGTCCATCAGCTTGCGCGCCAGGGGCGACTTCGCCTGGGCATCTTCCTGATTCGTGATACTCACCGCGCCGCCCGCCAGCAGCCGTCGGTCCACGACGTACTTCAGCGTGCTCGGGTTGGGGGTCCACTCCAGCTGGATGTTCACCGACATGCAGTTCTCCTCGGTCCTCTCCTGTAAGGCGGTCGCCGCCCCTTGGCAACCGGTCCCTCGGGGAATCAAACCCTCCGCCCCCGCCCCCTCCCTCATCCCCCAGTCGGGATTTATTGAACATCCTGGATTCGCGGCAGAGTCAGAAACTCACTATGATACGAGCACCTCTGCTCCCGGGGGAGCCGCCCATGACACCCAGCCCCTTGCGCCGCCCGCTCGAGCATTCCCAGCCCCCGCTCCCGCGCATCCCGGGGAGCGTGTTCGAGGGGCTGTTCGTGCGGGGCCTGAAGGTCTCCGGCCGGCTGGTGCAGGAGCTGGAGGCGCTGGGCTACGACATCAAGAAGCCGGAGGTCGACTACCCCATCCAGCTCTGGCAGCGCGCCGTCGCGCTCGTCCGGCAGGAGGTCTTCGGAGAGCTGACGGATGAGGAGGCCCACCGGCAGGTCGGCCGCACCCTCGTCGATGGCTTCGCCGAGACGCTGCTGGGCCGGGTCGCCGCGGTGGCGCTGCCGATGATCGGCCCCGCGCGCGCCGCCGAGCGCATCCCCCGCTACCTGGCGATGATGGGGCGGCCGGACCTGGAGGTCACCATGACGCATGTGGGGGAGCGAGGCCGGCGCCTCGTCATCCCGGACCGCTTCAACCGCCCGGAGCTCTTCGCCGGCGGCTTCGAGCGCATGCTGGAGATGGCCAACGCCCAGCCTCGAATCACGGTGGAGGAGCGCTTCAGCGACAGCTACCGTCTGCTCATCCGCTGGTAGCCCGCTCCCCGGGCGTCCCGGCGAAGGCCTGGAGCGCCGCCCATGTCCTACCCTCCCCGACTCTCCCACCTCGCCACCCGCGCGGTGGTGGTCGCCAAGCTGGTCCCCACCTACGCCCAGGCGCACCGGCTGGACGAGGAGGAGGCCGCGCAGCGGCTCTCGTCCGCGCTCTCCGGGAAGCTCCTGCCCGCGCTGCTGGAGGCCGCCTGGACCGCCATGCAGGGCAAGACGAAGCGGCTCAACGAGGACGGGCTGCTGGAGAAGGTCGCCACCACCCTGTCGGAGCGCCCCCTGCGCCCCGGGCGCGTGGCGCCGATGACCCCCTCCTGGAGCGCCTTCCTGGTGCTGACGGACCTGGAGGCTGGCACCGCCAGTGACGCGGCCCGCCGGGTCATGGAGTCCGAGGAGGGACGTCGGCGAGGCAACGAGGGACTGGCCGAGGCTGGACGCTTCCTCGCCGCGGAATTGACCCGCGGAAAGTAGGGCCCGGCCGGCCATGGCAGCAGGGGGCCCGCGTCGTTATAGGCTGGCCCCACCTCCCTCGTGCGCCGCCGATGTCGACACCGCTGCCCACCACCCTGCGCATCCTGCCCTCCATCCACGAGGTCCCCGCTCCCCTCTGGGATGCGCTCGTGGACGACACGGCCGTGCCCTTCCTGGAGTGGGCCTTCCTGGCGGCGCTCGAGGACAGCGGCAGCGCGGTGCCCGAGCGCGGCTGGCATCCCCGCCACCTGACACTCTGGCGAGGCTCCCGGCTGGTGGCCGCCGCCCCCGCCTATCTCAAGGACGACAGCCAGGGCGAGTTCGTCTTCGACGCCCCCTGGGCCACCGCCTCGGAGCGCGCCGGCCTGCGCTACTACCCCAAGCTGGTCCTCACCGTGCCCTTCACCCCCGCGACGGGGCGGCGCGTGCTGGTGGCCCCGGGCGAGGAGCGCGCGGCCCGCGAGGCGGAGCTGTACGCGGGCGCGCTGGAGTTCGCCCGCGCCGAGCAGCTCTCCGGCATCCACGTCCTCTTTCCCACCGAGGAGGAGCTGCCCACGCTCGAGGCCCAGGGCTTCGCCATGCGCCTAGGCGTCCAGTACCAGTGGCGCAATGACGGCTACCACACGCTGGAGGACTTCCTCGCCCGCTTCCACTCCAAGCGGCGCAACCAGCTGCGGCGCGAGCTGCGTGCCCCCGGGGAGCAGGGCATCCTCCTGCGCACGCTGCGCGGCGACGCGCTGGGCGATGTCGACGCGGACACGCTCTACCGCATCTACACCTCCACGGTGGACAAGTACCCATGGGGCACGCGGCTGCTCACCCGGGACTTCTTCGCGCGGATGCTCGCCACGTTCCGCCACCGCTGCGAGCTCGTGGAAGCCCGGCGGGGAGGCGAGCTGGTGGCCGGCGCGCTCAACTTCCGGGGCAATCAGGTGCTCTACGGCCGCTACTGGGGATGCTTCGAGGAGCATCCCTTCCTCCACTTCAACGTCTGCCTGTATCACCCGGTGGAGGAAGGCATCGCCCAGGGGCTGACGCGTTTTGAACCGGGTGCGGGCGGGGAGCACAAGCTCACCCGGGGCTTCGAGCCTCGCCTCACGTACAGTGCCCACCTGCTCCTCCACCCGGGGCTGGAGCGCGCGGTGCGAGGCTTCCTGGAGCACGAGCGGGCGGCCGTCCGGGGTGGACTGCCGCAGTGGCGGGCGGAGACAGGTTTCAAGGGAGTGGCCTGAAACGGCGCGCTTCCCAGGTCATCGAAGGGAGTCCGTGAGACTTATGGCGCAGAAGGACGAGCACGACGGCTCCGTCGCGACAGAGACCGTCCCCAAGCAGAAGCTCAAGAGGCCCACCCTCTACAAGGTGCTGCTGCACAACGACAATTACACGACGCGCGAGTTCGTGGTGGCCGTCCTCCGGGAGGTCTTCCACAAGTCGGAGTCGGATGCCGTGCAGATCATGCTGCACGTTCATTACAACGGAGTCGGAGTGGCCGGCGTCTATACGTTCGAGATTGCCGAGACGAAGCTCAAGACGGTGGAGGCCGCGGCTCGGGACAATGGGTTCCCCCTGCGACTCTCCATGGAACCCGAGGAAGGTTGAACCGTGGCAGGACCGCTGATTGCCAAAGAGTTGCAGGCCAGCTTCCGCACCGCCCTGGATGAGGCGCGGAAGATGCGCCACGAGTACCTGACGCTGGAGCACCTGCTCCTGGCGCTGACGAAGGAGGCACGCACGCGCGAGGTCCTCAAGGCGTGCCGAGTGAACGTGAAGCGCCTCCAGGAGCGGCTCACCCACTTCCTGGAAGAGACGGTTGAACGCCTGCCCGAGGACGTGGAGGCCGAGCCGCAGCAGACCATCGGCGTGGAGCGGGTGATTCACCGCGCCGCGATGCATGCCCTGTCCGCCGAGCAGAAGCTCGTCGACGGGGGGGATGTGCTGGTGGCCCTGTTCCGCGAGGACGAGAGCCACGCGCTCTACGTGCTCCAGCAGGAGGGCCTCACCCGCCTGGACGTGCTCAACTACATCTCCCACGGCATCTCCAAGGACGGCGAGGGAGAGGACGGAGAGGCGGAGGGCCCCGCGGGCGGCGCCGTCCCCGCGGGCGACGACGACGACGAGGAGGCCCCGCGCAAGAGCCCGCTGGAGCTGTACACCATCCAGCTCAACATCGAGGCGAAGGAAGGTCGCATCGACCCGCTCATCGGCCGGGACAAGGAGCTGGAGCGCACCATCCAGGTGCTCAGCCGCCGCCGGAAGAACAACCCGCTCTACGTGGGCGAGGCGGGCGTGGGCAAGACGGCCATCGCCGAGGGCCTGGCGCTGCACATCCACGAAGGCCGGGTGCCGGAGCCGCTGAAGAACGCGGTGGTGTACTCGCTGGACATGGGCTCGCTGCTCGCGGGCACCAAGTTCCGGGGCCAGTTCGAGGAGCGGCTCAAGGGCGTGCTCAAGGCGCTGCAGGAGCAGAAGGACGCCATCCTCTTCATCGACGAAATCCACACCATCGTCGGCGCGGGAGCGACGAGCGGTGGCTCCATGGATGCGTCCAACCTGCTCAAGCCCGCGCTGGCGAGCGGCAGGCTGCGGTGCATCGGCTCCACGACGTATCAGGAGTACAAGTCCGCCTTCGAGAAGGACCGCGCGCTGTCGCGGCGCTTCCAGAAGATTGAGGTCGCCGAGCCCTCCGTCGAGGACACCATCCTCATCCTGGAGGGGCTCAAGAGCCGCTACGAGGAGCACCACGGCGTGAAGTACACGCCCGAGGCGATTCGTGCGTCCGCGGAGCTGTCCGCCAAGCACATCAACGACCGGTTCCTGCCGGACAAGGCCATCGACGTCATCGACGAGACGGGCGCCGCGGAGAAGCTCAAGCCGGAGGGCGTGCGCACCAACACCGTCACCGGCTCGGACGTGGAGCTCGTGGTCGCGAAGATGGCGAAGATTCCCGCCAAGAGCGTGTCCGCCAGCGAGGGCGTGCAGCTCCAGAATCTGGAGAAGGAGCTCCAGGGGGTCATCTTCGGACAGGACGCCGCCATCAAGGACCTGGTCAGCGCCATCAAGCTGGCGCGCTCCGGCCTGCGTGCGCCGGAGAAGCCCATCGGCTCGTTCCTCTTCTCGGGCCCCACGGGCGTGGGCAAGACGGAGCTGGCCAAGCAGCTGGCCCAGTCGCTGGGCGTGGAGTTCCTGCGCTACGACATGAGCGAGTACTCGGAGAAGCACACGGTGAGCCGGCTCATCGGCGCGCCTCCGGGCTACGTCGGCTTCGACCAGGGCGGCCTGCTCACGGACGCGGTGCGCAAGCACCCCTACGCCGTGGTGGTGCTGGATGAAATCGAGAAGGCCCACCCGGACCTCTTCAACATCCTGCTCCAGGTGATGGACCACGCGACGCTGACGGACAACAACGGCCGCAAGGCGGACTTCCGCAACATCGTCCTCATCCTCACCACCAACGCGGGCGCTCAGGAGATGAGCACCAAGTCCATCGGCTTCGGAGATCTGGCCAAGCCCGCGGACGCCACCCGCGCGAAGAAGGCCATCGAGCGCACCTTCACGCCGGAGTTCCGCAACCGGCTGGACGGGTGGATTCTCTTCTCCGGCCTGCCGCCTGAAATCATCCTCAAGGTGGTCGACAAGGAGGTCCGCCTCCTCCAGAAGATGCTCGATGAGCGCAAGGTGAAGCTGGAGCTGACGCCCGCCGCGCGCGCATGGCTGGCGGAGCGAGGGTATGACCCGGCCTTCGGTGCCCGGCCCATGGCCCGCCTCGTGGACAACTCGCTGAAGAAGCCGCTCGCGGAGTCGCTCCTCTTCGGAGACCTGAAGCACGGCGGCACCGCCCGCTATGACGTGGACGCGGGCGGCGACAGCCTCGCGCTGAAGACCACGCCCGCCGCCGAGCCCGCGGTGGCGTAAGTCCTCCCCCCGTCGCTCGACATGGAAAGGCCCCGGTTTCCCAGTGAGGGAGCCGGGGCCTCTTCACATCCGGGGGCGGGCTACTCGACGCGGTAGATCTTCACCGCGCTGGAGAGCTGCTCGGAGATGATTTGCAGCGTGGTGGCCGCCTCGCCCGTGGAGCCGATGCGCGACACCGTCTCGTCCATCATCTTGGACAAGTCGTTCACCGCCAGGGTGATTTGGTTGATGCCCACGTTCTGCTGACTCACCGCCGCGGCGATCTGGCGGACGGCGGCGGCGTTGTCCTGGACGATGGAGGACAGCTCGCGCAGGTTCTGCCCGCTGGTGCGCACCTGGGCCAGGCCCGACTCCATGCGCTCGGCGCCGCGCTCCGTGATGCGCACCGCGGCCGTCACCGAGTTGGCGATGTCGTCCAGGAGCTCCCGCACCCGCGTGGTCGCCTGGATGGACTGGTCCGCCAGCGCGCGAATCTCTCGGGCCACCACGCCGAAGCCCTTGCCGTGCTCGCCCGAGCGCACCGATTCGATGGCCGCGTTGAGCGCGAGCATGTTGGACTGGTCCGCCAGGTCCTTCACCGTCTGGGTGATGCCGCCAATCTGCTGCGTGCGCTCGCCCAGCTCCAGGATCTTCTGGGCAATCTCCCCCACCTGGACGCGGATGTCGTTGAGGCCCGCCATCGTCTGTTCGATGGCCGCCTCGCCCGAGCGCGCGAGCGCGTCCGCGCGCTCCGCCACGGACAGCACGCTCTCCGCCTTCTGCGCGGCCAGCATGGAGGTCTGCTTGATTTCCTGCGCCGTCACCTGCGTCTCCTGCAGCGCGGCGGCCTGGCGGGAGATGGTCTGCGCCTGCTCGGTGGACGAGGTGTTGAGGTGCTCGGTGGACTGCGTCAGCGCCTGCGCCGCCTGCTGGAGGTTCAGCGTCACCTCGCGCAGCCGGGCCACCATCTGCGCGAAGGAGTTGGCGAGCCGGCCCACCTCGTCGCCGCTCTTCACCTGGATGGGGCGGGTGAGGTCTCCGGACTCGACGATGTGGCTGGTGACCTCCGTCAGCTCGCGCATGGGCCGGACGATGCTCCGCCCGAAGGCCGCGGCCACGGCCACGCCCAGCGCCACCAGCAGCGCCGCGAAGCCCACCATGCGCCAGTGCAGCTCCGACACCACGGCGTCGATGTGGTCCCGGGAGATGCCCACGTGCACCATGCCCAGCCGGCCACCGGCCACCGGGGCCGCCACGTTCATCGCGCGC
This window contains:
- a CDS encoding methyl-accepting chemotaxis protein, yielding MSSEQTSFTTQLGHQFRQSLGLAPKLVLVTTLVSATVAAMLTGIATRRLESDLVNAHMGEGKLLSRHLAVAVEQGVTAGVAALQPMLDVMRDTEDVSYVFLTDVSGNVVAHTLPGAFPDSLKVATANQGEVSEQTGWGAVLEVESGGKQLRAMNVAAPVAGGRLGMVHVGISRDHIDAVVSELHWRMVGFAALLVALGVAVAAAFGRSIVRPMRELTEVTSHIVESGDLTRPIQVKSGDEVGRLANSFAQMVARLREVTLNLQQAAQALTQSTEHLNTSSTEQAQTISRQAAALQETQVTAQEIKQTSMLAAQKAESVLSVAERADALARSGEAAIEQTMAGLNDIRVQVGEIAQKILELGERTQQIGGITQTVKDLADQSNMLALNAAIESVRSGEHGKGFGVVAREIRALADQSIQATTRVRELLDDIANSVTAAVRITERGAERMESGLAQVRTSGQNLRELSSIVQDNAAAVRQIAAAVSQQNVGINQITLAVNDLSKMMDETVSRIGSTGEAATTLQIISEQLSSAVKIYRVE
- the clpA gene encoding ATP-dependent Clp protease ATP-binding subunit ClpA, with the protein product MAGPLIAKELQASFRTALDEARKMRHEYLTLEHLLLALTKEARTREVLKACRVNVKRLQERLTHFLEETVERLPEDVEAEPQQTIGVERVIHRAAMHALSAEQKLVDGGDVLVALFREDESHALYVLQQEGLTRLDVLNYISHGISKDGEGEDGEAEGPAGGAVPAGDDDDEEAPRKSPLELYTIQLNIEAKEGRIDPLIGRDKELERTIQVLSRRRKNNPLYVGEAGVGKTAIAEGLALHIHEGRVPEPLKNAVVYSLDMGSLLAGTKFRGQFEERLKGVLKALQEQKDAILFIDEIHTIVGAGATSGGSMDASNLLKPALASGRLRCIGSTTYQEYKSAFEKDRALSRRFQKIEVAEPSVEDTILILEGLKSRYEEHHGVKYTPEAIRASAELSAKHINDRFLPDKAIDVIDETGAAEKLKPEGVRTNTVTGSDVELVVAKMAKIPAKSVSASEGVQLQNLEKELQGVIFGQDAAIKDLVSAIKLARSGLRAPEKPIGSFLFSGPTGVGKTELAKQLAQSLGVEFLRYDMSEYSEKHTVSRLIGAPPGYVGFDQGGLLTDAVRKHPYAVVVLDEIEKAHPDLFNILLQVMDHATLTDNNGRKADFRNIVLILTTNAGAQEMSTKSIGFGDLAKPADATRAKKAIERTFTPEFRNRLDGWILFSGLPPEIILKVVDKEVRLLQKMLDERKVKLELTPAARAWLAERGYDPAFGARPMARLVDNSLKKPLAESLLFGDLKHGGTARYDVDAGGDSLALKTTPAAEPAVA